One Fusarium musae strain F31 chromosome 6, whole genome shotgun sequence DNA segment encodes these proteins:
- a CDS encoding hypothetical protein (EggNog:ENOG41), giving the protein MTGINTFLRLLLLLSLPIQLNALTPRHGLPYKAVPELLDPPQTAEVYLIRRYSHSNTVLAGYNTFRLPINGNSTGGEFTFFLYSSGTGSSVAVSPHLHKYHYECFFTIKGRVQIWAQHDNEIQEARVLTQGDFGSWATYTNHTFQFIDPDSEVLAVVAPGGFEKLMDVIGRQWNTTTNTPYSNAYIENPDNATRPVPVSEAEKLQYLDVWSQPDFVPRRDLLNGTTPGKAAWHDGPNYLGNNSDASYWVANGFGPKYLNKAMTGYYQIVQPLITPQSSGNYSFTKSTITINGPPSDVSALPYHSFPHGSAFMVLEGTLTIHVEGYLPVTLVWGDVMYVPKNVRFTYYTSTHWCKFLYVSGGDNCLDTKLIKGGAAYNSVVFPPN; this is encoded by the coding sequence ATGACTGGAATCAATACATTCTTGCGgttgctgctcttgctgtCGCTGCCAATCCAGCTTAATGCATTAACTCCACGGCATGGACTTCCCTATAAAGCAGTTCCCGAATTACTCGATCCGCCTCAGACCGCTGAAGTGTACCTTATTCGCCGATACTCGCATTCCAACACCGTCCTTGCAGGATATAATACTTTCCGACTGCCGATAAATGGAAATTCCACAGGTGGAGAGTTTACATTCTTCTTATATAGCTCTGGAACCGGTTCCAGTGTCGCTGTCTCCCCCCACCTGCATAAATATCATTATGAATGCTTTTTCACCATCAAGGGTCGTGTGCAGATTTGGGCTCAGCATGACAATGAGATACAAGAAGCACGAGTGCTTACTCAAGGAGACTTTGGGTCATGGGCGACCTACACGAACCACACTTTTCAGTTCATTGACCCTGACTCCGAAGtgcttgctgttgttgcgCCTGGAGGATTTGAGAAGTTGATGGACGTCATTGGCAGGCAATGGAACACGACTACCAATACACCATATTCAAATGCCTATATTGAAAACCCAGACAATGCTACTCGCCCTGTACCAGTCTCTGAAGCTGAGAAACTCCAGTACTTGGATGTTTGGTCTCAGCCCGACTTTGTCCCACGACGAGACCTTTTGAACGGTACTACACCGGGCAAAGCAGCTTGGCACGACGGACCCAACTATCTTGGAAATAACAGCGACGCTTCGTACTGGGTTGCAAACGGATTTGGGCCCAAGTATCTCAACAAGGCCATGACTGGTTATTATCAGATCGTGCAGCCGCTGATTACCCCACAGTCCTCAGGGAACTATAGCTTTACAAAGTCGACCATCACAATCAACGGGCCACCATCTGATGTATCGGCACTTCCTTATCACAGCTTTCCTCATGGTAGCGCCTTCATGGTACTAGAGGGCACCCTTACCATTCATGTTGAAGGATATCTCCCGGTCACGCTCGTTTGGGGAGACGTGATGTACGTGCCCAAGAACGTGCGCTTCACCTACTATACCTCAACCCATTGGTGTAAATTCCTTTATGTTTCTGGCGGAGATAACTGCTTGGACACAAAGCTCATTAAAGGCGGGGCTGCTTACAACAGTGTTGTCTTTCCTccgaattaa
- a CDS encoding hypothetical protein (MEROPS:MER0005131~EggNog:ENOG41), which translates to MRYTVPLMAALAASATATTPIGAGKRAQKLYTLETAPGETVEVTEDQKFQMIDDHIHFFDITEWKDHSAAPSGARLASTTSKFPESLSHQTNVKNIVKKVNVKNIEKQLKKFSSFHNRYFNSAFGVEAAEWLHKEVQKAIKKSKHPYASVRLVQHQAWSQPSIIVSIPGQVRLKTVVTGSHLDSVISNDRGAGRAPGADDNGSASIMLLNLLSAFLEDPRIAKGDHLNTVEFHWYSAEETGLLGSQDIFNNYARLGIQVEAMLNQDMVGYKGRDGVERFGLITDNTSPTQNDFLKLLIEEYADIPYEESTCGYACSDHASANRNGFPSSFLFETPFGNHNPYIHTPNDTIAHIDFGHVIQHAKVTAGFVYELAHRNFTA; encoded by the exons ATGCGTTACACGGTCCCTCTCATGGCGGCGCTCGCTGCCTCGGCTACAGCTACTACACCAATCGGCGCCGGAAAGCGCGCGCAGAAGCTTTACACTTTGGAGACCGCGCCGGGTGAGACCGTCGAGGTTACTGAGGACCAGAAGTTTCAGATGATTGAC GATCACATTCACTTCTTCGACATCACAGAGTGGAAAGACCACAGCGCCGCTCCCTCAGGTGCTCGTCTCGCCAGCACAACCAGCAAATTCCCCGAAAGCCTTTCTCACCAAACAAACGTCAAGAATATCGTCAAAAAGGTCAACGTCAAAAACAttgagaagcagctcaagaagtTCTCCTCATTCCACAACCGCTACTTCAACTCCGCCTTTGGAGTCGAAGCTGCTGAGTGGCTGCACAAGGAGGTCCAGaaggctatcaagaagagcaagcatcCCTATGCCTCAGTCCGTCTGGTCCAGCACCAGGCTTGGTCGCAGCCCTCGATCATTGTATCAATCCCTGGACAGGTTCGTCTCAAGACTGTCGTTACGGGTTCTCATCTTGACTCGGTCATTTCTAATGATCGTGGAGCTGGTCGTGCTCCTGGTGCCGATGATAACGGCTCTGCATCTATCATGCTCTTGAACCTCCTCTCTGCCTTCCTGGAAGATCCCCGAATTGCCAAGGGTGATCATCTCAACACTGTTGAATTCCACTGGTACTCAGCTGAAGAGACTGGCCTCCTCGGTTCCCAggacatcttcaacaattACGCCCGACTCGGTATTCAAGTCGAGGCCATGCTGAACCAGGACATGGTTGGCTACAAGGGCCGTGATGGAGTCGAGCGCTTCGGTCTCATCACCGACAACACCAGCCCTACGCAGAACGacttcctcaagcttctcattgAGGAATATGCGGACATTCCTTATGAGGAGTCGACTTGTGGCTATGCTTGCTCTGACCACGCCTCGGCCAACCGTAACGGCTTCCCCTCGTCATTCCTCTTTGAAACGCCTTTCGGAAACCATAACCCTTACATCCACACTCCTAACGATACGATTGCGCATATTGACTTTGGTCACGTCATTCAACATGCTAAGGTTACTGCTGGTTTTGTATACGAGCTTGCTCATCGCAACTTCACTGCCTAA